A genomic segment from Flexistipes sp. encodes:
- a CDS encoding alanine/glycine:cation symporter family protein, with protein sequence METFNEIVSAVGSFAWGPVMIALLFATGLLLSIGTKIVQYRKIGYAFKLLFSRKVEGDGDISPFAALMTSLSATIGTGNIAGVATAIAIGGPGAVFWMWVTAVLGGATKFSEAVLAVRYRVTDELGEKSGGPMYYASRGMEEKYGGNWKWLGSAFALFAFVASFGIGNMVQSNSVADAVNQSLGVPHWVSGIVVAVATALVVIGGIKSIAKVAEAIVPVMALIYVAGSLWIIFANLEFLPRAFGWIFSNAFNGNAVGGGFLGTVVRMGVARGVFSNEAGLGSAPIAHAASKNNDPVRQGIIASLGSFIDTIVVCTMTALVIMISPVMKIGADGLMVINNGLNGAALTTAAYNQALPGGFGQFIVSFGLVFFAYSTILTWYFYGYKSLEYLTNARVASYYKWVWVVLIFVGATVPLSFVWSISDAFNGLMAIPNLIALIALSSVVFGMLKDYEGRLDKRGE encoded by the coding sequence ATGGAGACTTTTAATGAAATTGTGAGTGCTGTCGGTTCTTTTGCCTGGGGGCCGGTGATGATCGCCCTTTTGTTTGCCACCGGTCTGTTACTTTCCATCGGTACCAAGATTGTTCAGTATCGGAAAATCGGATATGCATTCAAACTGCTTTTCTCCCGGAAGGTTGAAGGTGATGGGGATATCAGCCCCTTTGCAGCGCTGATGACGTCACTTTCCGCTACAATTGGTACGGGAAATATTGCCGGGGTGGCCACAGCTATTGCTATAGGAGGACCCGGTGCGGTTTTTTGGATGTGGGTCACGGCTGTGCTGGGCGGAGCAACAAAATTTTCCGAAGCGGTTCTGGCTGTCAGATACAGAGTCACTGATGAGCTTGGTGAAAAATCCGGCGGTCCGATGTATTATGCCAGCAGAGGGATGGAGGAAAAATACGGTGGTAACTGGAAATGGCTGGGTTCTGCTTTTGCGTTATTTGCATTTGTGGCATCATTCGGTATAGGCAATATGGTGCAGTCCAACTCCGTGGCTGATGCAGTAAACCAATCCCTCGGTGTCCCTCACTGGGTCAGCGGAATAGTAGTAGCTGTTGCTACTGCGCTGGTTGTTATCGGCGGTATCAAAAGTATTGCAAAAGTTGCAGAAGCCATAGTTCCGGTAATGGCACTGATTTATGTTGCCGGATCACTGTGGATTATATTTGCCAATTTAGAGTTTCTTCCCCGGGCTTTCGGCTGGATATTCAGCAATGCATTCAACGGGAATGCTGTAGGAGGAGGCTTTTTGGGTACCGTTGTGAGAATGGGGGTTGCCCGCGGCGTTTTTTCCAATGAGGCCGGATTGGGAAGTGCCCCGATTGCACATGCAGCCTCAAAAAATAACGACCCTGTAAGACAGGGGATAATAGCATCTCTCGGCTCTTTCATTGATACGATTGTTGTATGTACGATGACCGCACTTGTTATTATGATTTCTCCCGTTATGAAAATTGGAGCAGATGGATTGATGGTGATAAATAACGGTCTGAATGGTGCAGCACTTACCACGGCTGCTTATAACCAGGCTTTGCCCGGGGGATTCGGGCAGTTTATTGTCAGTTTCGGTCTTGTATTCTTTGCCTATTCCACCATTCTTACGTGGTATTTCTATGGATACAAGTCACTGGAATACCTTACAAACGCCAGAGTGGCGTCCTATTATAAGTGGGTGTGGGTTGTGCTGATTTTTGTGGGAGCCACAGTTCCTTTGAGTTTTGTATGGAGTATTTCCGATGCATTCAACGGATTGATGGCTATCCCAAATCTTATAGCACTTATTGCACTGAGTTCGGTGGTTTTTGGTATGCTGAAGGACTATGAGGGCAGGCTCGATAAGCGGGGAGAGTAG